A single genomic interval of Amblyomma americanum isolate KBUSLIRL-KWMA chromosome 11, ASM5285725v1, whole genome shotgun sequence harbors:
- the LOC144110146 gene encoding uncharacterized protein LOC144110146: MQPSARRYQTHAPSFGMGQHAMAGARVQRQSNSGTFQFSLTHPQLLPRESSPANSEGPGSNPSNAFRNNNDPVKHLHLQRVVEPFQCFFCGEKQQDKCALLKHLDMHNKQVTSEIDLLLQQLYSGLGTDQPGQDFMLRGTLPEQQRPLDEYLYQHPEESQRGESLEPSQVLVHRSGLETRGQVPTTEVTPESYGGAHTTGQPLQCTPRTDTTTKDVQINDSTTHTCEPGNTASLKFHLQHQATEPHKAGSLVEPWASSMSLGVEGQASMQPTMKHQAIQPHESENQPDTLNSGTATYESMASNISIQAVPPTNRNISCYGQGKSVPHVEWCSTSQNSESVFKRVSSEELSALGLSFEVHTDHSEDVSSSHSDDKAQVLSAPFEFDKMRAREVPCRDEPRLTNKSKAPLDNDVNVIDAWIMREPQEESVTCADDTSNGTSRTQLSEEQAVFAGLAAPCAVNLEPSPDTNEPKDAKSGEYVTCEPSQGENTAKTPTPEVCENVPDNPGTLSDGSLAGAPGDENVTLSCPICSKVLPSKSSLERHRLLAHLDSNAKQCSLCFEVLPDDSSLDRHRLQVHPQARTVLRKAKTVKPGAKAKTVKPKSKAKTIQPEAKTVQPKAKTVYRAAKVFVCSICSVELSSKSNLERHHYSAHTGVSPWKCTACSTTLPSWSSLARHRRIAHGETWECPICSKVLSCKSSLDRHHQLVHTERQPLKCPHCHKTFGWKQTLDEHIRSHTGERPFACHLCPYKFAHRAALWRHLRSHTNDRRFSCHLCPNSFLSRDNLTRHLRSHAKVKMYECSVCSARLSTSYGLGRHLVNMHNNHQLYACAVCDERFWNASELNAHVSKCHPSADLSADAAPV, encoded by the coding sequence ATGCAACCCTCTGCACGGCGTTACCAGACACATGCACCTTCATTTGGGATGGGGCAGCACGCTATGGCAGGGGCCCGTGTTCAAAGGCAAAGCAATAGTGGCACATTTCAATTCAGTCTGACCCATCCTCAACTTCTTCCCCGTGAAAGTTCCCCAGCTAACTCTGAAGGACCAGGAAGCAACCCTTCCAATGCGTTCCGTAACAACAATGATCCGGTTAAACACTTGCATTTGCAGAGAGTTGTTGAGCCCTTTCAATGTTTCTTCTGTGGCGAAAAGCAGCAAGACAAGTGCGCCCTTCTTAAGCACCTTGACATGCATAACAAGCAGGTCACGTCTGAAATTGATCTCTTACTTCAACAGTTATACAGTGGCCTGGGCACAGATCAGCCTGGACAGGATTTCATGCTGCGAGGAACACTTCCTGAACAACAACGCCCCTTGGATGAATACCTCTATCAGCATCCTGAAGAGAGTCAAAGAGGTGAAAGCTTAGAGCCGTCTCAGGTTCTTGTGCATCGTAGTGGTCTTGAGACCCGTGGACAGGTCCCAACTACAGAGGTAACTCCTGAAAGCTATGGCGGTGCTCACACCACAGGACAACCATTGCAGTGTACCCCACGCACTGACACGACCACCAAAGACGTACAGATTAACGACTCCACTACCCACACCTGCGAGCCCGGCAACACTGCGAGCTTGAAATTTCACTTGCAGCATCAAGCCACAGAACCACACAAGGCAGGTTCACTGGTGGAACCTTGGGCATCAAGTATGTCTCTTGGTGTTGAAGGGCAGGCCTCGATGCAACCGACCATGAAGCATCAGGCCATACAGCCACATGAGTCGGAGAATCAACCAGATACACTGAATTCAGGTACAGCAACGTACGAAAGCATGGCCTCGAACATTTCGATTCAAGCAGTGCCTCCTACAAATAGGAATATCTCGTGTTACGGTCAGGGTAAATCTGTGCCCCATGTTGAATGGTGCAGCACATCGCAAAACAGCGAAAGTGTGTTTAAACGTGTGTCCTCCGAGGAACTGTCGGCACTCGGTCTGTCATTTGAGGTCCACACCGACCACAGTGAAGATGTCAGCAGCAGCCACAGCGACGACAAGGCGCAGGTGTTATCTGCGCCGTTTGAGTTTGACAAAATGCGTGCACGTGAAGTGCCTTGCAGGGACGAGCCAAGGCTTACGAATAAGAGCAAGGCGCCATTGGACAATGACGTCAACGTGATCGATGCATGGATCATGCGCGAGCCACAAGAGGAAAGCGTCACTTGCGCCGATGACACATCTAACGGCACAAGCCGGACACAGCTTTCGGAAGAGCAAGCAGTCTTTGCTGGCTTGGCCGCTCCATGTGCTGTGAATCTTGAGCCCAGTCCAGACACGAACGAGCCAAAAGACGCGAAGAGTGGGGAATATGTAACGTGCGAGCCGTCACAGGGTGAAAACACTGCCAAGACGCCCACTCCGGAAGTGTGCGAAAATGTACCCGACAATCCAGGCACACTTTCGGATGGCAGTCTAGCCGGGGCGCCCGGCGATGAGAACGTAACTTTGAGCTGTCCCATCTGCTCTAAGGTGCTGCCTTCTAAGAGCAGCTTGGAGAGACACCGCCTTCTGGCCCATCTCGACTCTAACGCCAAGCAATGTTCGCTCTGCTTTGAGGTGCTGCCGGACGACTCGAGCCTCGACAGACACCGTCTCCAGGTTCATCCTCAAGCCAGAACTGTTCTTCGTAAAGCCAAAACCGTTAAACCTGGAGCCAAAGCCAAAACCGTTAAACCTAAATCCAAAGCCAAAACCATTCAACCTGAAGCCAAAACCGTTCAACCTAAAGCCAAAACCGTTTATCGTGCAGCCAAAGTCTTTGTATGTTCTATTTGCTCTGTGGAACTGTCATCCAAGTCTAACCTCGAAAGACACCACTACTCGGCGCATACCGGTGTCAGTCCGTGGAAATGCACGGCCTGCTCGACGACACTGCCGAGCTGGTCCAGCCTCGCCAGACATCGCCGCATCGCTCACGGCGAGACCTGGGAGTGTCCGATCTGCTCGAAAGTGTTGTCCTGCAAGTCCAGCCTCGACAGACACCACCAGCTGGTGCACACCGAGCGGCAGCCGCTGAAGTGCCCGCACTGCCACAAGACATTCGGCTGGAAGCAAACGCTGGACGAACACATTCGCAGCCACACGGGAGAGAGGCCGTTCGCGTGTCACCTGTGCCCATACAAGTTCGCGCATCGCGCCGCACTGTGGAGGCACCTGCGGTCCCACACCAACGACCGACGCTTCTCGTGTCACCTCTGCCCGAACTCCTTCTTATCGAGAGACAACTTGACGCGCCACCTGCGCAGTCACGCGAAGGTGAAGATGTACGAGTGTTCGGTTTGCTCCGCGCGCCTGTCCACGAGCTACGGTCTGGGTAGGCACCTCGTCAACATGCACAACAACCACCAGCTGTACGCGTGCGCCGTCTGCGATGAGAGGTTTTGGAATGCCAGCGAACTGAATGCGCATGTGAGCAAGTGTCACCCCTCGGCTGACCTAAGTGCTGACGCAGCGCCGGTTTGA
- the LOC144110074 gene encoding secreted frizzled-related protein 5-like, with translation MGFVPLLLPVLLTAAAAAAAAATAASGVDVFDWAGRLAQPTCLEIPSNLTLCRGIGYTRMRLPNLLEHDSMAEVQQQARSWVQLVNRRCHPDTQLFLCSLFSPVCLERPIYPCRSLCDAVRRGCEATMAHYGYPWPDMVRCDKFPLDNDMCIGVQSAAATGEASASVACKACQQANTTESLVDNYCRADFVVRARVKRLQGSQLQCKRSKLLKLRQGLPRRQLRRPVLKAPDFERCCGPLKGQLLLMGLRAENGSLAPLLIVPWRRTQAFRKALRLMRGVDCANPLQH, from the exons ATGGGGTTCGTCCCGCTGCTGTTGCCGGTGCTGctgacggcggcggcagcggcggcagctgccGCGACGGCGGCCAGCGGCGTGGACGTGTTCGACTGGGCCGGACGGCTGGCGCAGCCCACCTGCCTGGAGATCCCGTCCAACCTGACGCTGTGTCGGGGCATCGGCTACACGCGCAtgcggctgcccaatctgctcgAGCACGACAGCATGGCGGAGGTGCAGCAGCAGGCCCGCTCCTGGGTGCAGCTCGTCAACCGGCGCTGCCACCCGGACACGCAGCTTTTCCTGTGCTCGCTGTTCTCACCCGTGTGCCTCGAGCGGCCCATCTACCCGTGCCGAAGCCTGTGCGACGCCGTGCGTCGAGGCTGCGAGGCCACTATGGCCCACTACGGCTACCCGTGGCCCGACATGGTCCGCTGTGACAAGTTTCCCCTGGACAATGACATGTGCATCGGCGTCCAGAGCGCGGCCGCGACCGGCGAGGCCTCGGCCTCCGTCGCCTGCAAGGCTTGCCAACAGGCGAACACCACGGAGTCGCTCGTGGACAACTACTGCCGCGCAGACTTCG TGGTGCGTGCCCGGGTGAAGCGTTTGCAAGGATCGCAGCTGCAGTGCAAGCGCTCGAAGCTGCTCAAGCTGCGCCAGGGTCTGCCGCGGCGCCAGCTTCGGCGCCCCGTCCTCAAGGCCCCCGACTTTGAACGTTGCTGTGGCCCGCTCAAGGGACAGCTGCTGCTTATGGGGTTGCGTGCGGAGAACGGGAGCCTGGCGCCCCTTCTCATCGTGCCCTGGCGCCGCACCCAGGCGTTCCGCAAAGCACTGCGGCTCATGCGCGGTGTCGACTGTGCCAACCCGCTGCAGCACTAG
- the LOC144110075 gene encoding NHL repeat-containing protein 2 — protein sequence MDPFDNFPTSLIKLRSAQEEFESQYCAAEESEQDTLITKYIAEVSNSDDPFIVTEFGTDLEWINTSRPLTSPDLRGRIVVLDFFTYCCINCQHVLPVVKRLERQFPVDSGLLVVGVHSAKFDGEKELSSVSKALQRLGITHPVVNDAQSLLWKRLRINCWPTLVVLGPSGQALLFLVGEGAVRLLVPFCRIALGYFQPTALSHLPLTPGALPTGHLLFPAKVSATGTKLVIADTGHHRILVTNSSGRVLEAVGGYEPGYRDGPFDVVRFRDPQGILWRGAHTVLVADTGNHAIREVDIENKVVRTLAGTGKQGTDTLGGHLGPQQSLSSPWDICLVNDVLFIAMAGSHQIWAFFFQDSELFQKKAFRKGTCVCIAGSGEEGNRNNSYPLRATFAQPSGICFQPPCSLHIADSESSSIRTLSLLDGKVKNLIGGGLNPMDLFCFGDTDGVALEAKLQHPLGVAWSATKERLYVADSYNHKVREVDVEKRACTTFLGCARGESSSSCSKAAGLNEPGGLCVLDSVLYVADTNNHCIKVVDLTSGHVEALAVTVPHAIDCDELRSSKHVCHMELAPGGWLHLCIEPPDGLAAGALNKWKVHSNPEAWRQNPLPLGTLEPGNPVTVELKLEDDYSDPCVNVHVTFDLYLCCGDVCVPRSFAFLLSVCVDRCGPAKQSFLFSKNMYV from the exons ATGGATCCTTTTGACAACTTTCCAACTTCACTGATCAAACTTCGAAGCGCTCAAGAAGAGTTTGAAAGTCAGTATTGTGCGGCAGAAGAAAGTGAGCAGGACACATTGATCACAAAATACATTGCTGAAGTTTCAAACTCGGACGATCCTTTCATCGTTACTGAGTTTGGAACAG ATTTGGAATGGATAAACACATCGCGGCCGTTGACGAGCCCCGATCTGCGCGGCCGGATCGTTGTGCTGGACTTTTTCACCTACTGCTGCATCAACTGTCAACATGTGCTTCCTGTTGTCAAACGTCTCGAGCGGCAGTTCCCTGTGGATTCGGGACTTTTGGTGGTCGGCGTGCATTCGGCCAAGTTCGACGGAGAGAAGGAGCTGTCCAGCGTCAGCAAAGCCCTGCAGCGCCTCGGTATCACTCATCCCGTAGTGAACGACGCGCAAAGCTTGCTTTGGAAGCGCTTGAGGATTAACTGCTGGCCAACCTTGGTGGTCCTCGGACCGTCCGGACAGGCGTTGCTTTTTCTCGTTGGCGAAGGGGCAGTTCGGCTTCTTGTGCCCTTTTGCCGGATTGCACTTGGATACTTTCAGCCGACGGCACTAAGCCATTTGCCATTAACTCCAGGAGCTCTCCCTACCGGGCACCTGCTCTTCCCGGCAAAAGTCAGTGCTACCGGGACAAAACTCGTAATAGCGGATACTGGTCACCATCGTATTCTTGTTACGAACAGTAGTGGCAGAGTGCTTGAAGCCGTTGGGGGATATGAACCTGGTTATCGAGATGGCCCCTTTGATGTAGTTCGGTTTCGGGACCCCCAAGGCATCCTCTGGCGAGGTGCACATACCGTGCTTGTAGCTGACACAGGAAATCATGCCATTCGTGAGGTCGACATTGAAAACAAGGTGGTACGTACCTTGGCCGGTACCGGGAAGCAAGGGACGGACACTCTAGGAGGCCATCTTGGACCACAGCAGTCACTCAGCTCACCGTGGGACATTTGCTTAGTGAATGATGTACTGTTCATAGCAATGGCTGGCTCACACCAGATATGGGCATTCTTCTTCCAAGACAGCGAACTCTTCCAGAAGAA GGCCTTCAGGAAAGGTACCTGCGTGTGCATTGCTGGGAGTGGTGAAGAAGGAAACAGGAACAACAGCTACCCTCTGCGGGCAACATTTGCCCAGCCATCGGGCATTTGTTTCCAACCGCCTTGCTCTCTGCACATTGCCGACAGTGAGAGTTCGTCCATAAGAACCTTATCCCTGCTGGACGGAAAAGTTAAAAACCTTATCGGTGGAGGACTGAATCCAATG GACCTGTTCTGCTTTGGTGATACAGATGGTGTGGCCTTGGAGGCAAAGCTTCAACACCCTCTTGGTGTGGCCTGGAGCGCCACCAAGGAAAGGCTTTATGTAGCAGACAGCTACAACCACAAGGTACGAGAAGTGGATGTGGAGAAACGCGCATGCACGACATTTCTTGGATGTGCGAGAGGTGAAAGTTCAAGCTCTTGTTCAAAGGCAGCCGGCCTCAACGAACCTGGAGGACTTTGTGTCCTGGACTCTGTCTTGTATGTGGCGGACACAAATAACCACTGCATCAAGGTGGTTGACTTGACCTCTGGTCATGTTGAGGCACTTGCTGTTACTGTTCCGCATGCCATTGACTGTGATGAGCTGAGGAGCAGCAAGCATGTGTGCCACATGGAGCTGGCACCTGGCGGTTGGCTGCATCTCTGTATTGAGCCCCCAGATGGCCTGGCTGCCGGAGCGCTGAACAAATGGAAAGTACATTCCAACCCAGAAGCATGGAGGCAAAATCCTTTACCATTGGGGACCCTTGAGCCTGGAAATCCAGTTACTGTTGAGTTGAAGTTGGAGGATGACTACAGTGATCCATGTGTGAATGTTCATGTGACCTTTGACCTTTACCTTTGCTGCGGTGATGTTTGTGTGCCCCGTTCATTTGCCTTCTTGCTTTCAGTTTGTGTAGATAGGTGCGGTCCAGCAAAACAGAGCTTTCTCTTCTCTAAGAACATGTATGTGTGA
- the FipoQ gene encoding F-box/LRR-repeat protein FipoQ, giving the protein MWAVTQDVSSAAIANLKESSHGGSFHGRHVVTIDKLPDKVLLLIFSYLPQREVGRLARVCRKWRTVSADSRLWTHVSLRPEVSGLHVSSIEKLLALISVRFGASLRYIELPIELITHTVLHELGNKCPNLTHMLLDFSTAMQLHDFNDLHTFPTKLRVMCICLSEVIFMEGFMRKIYNFINGLEVLHLIGTYEKVEEEEEEIYEVINIHKIKSAVPNLRCVNMYGIAFVDDSHVEAFSSNCIQLECLSINFCAKVTGSTLKLLFQRCKKLKTLLMQQTGLKAEHVMAADWENTNIQELDITATELPTECLSDLLTRLPNLRYLCAGQQDGFNDQVLKEWMEKGNIKNLIALDLDRNENLSEEALLKLIKVQGPMLQGLVLSGIPHLCEQFWQSTLQIIKKIRILVAGMAMGCCKKIHQKIHIDSMLDAIANNCAEIERLEIGWDSETLRFSDRSSKAIDTVRVKCLRLRCLVLCDGKYFELVKSNFDRADRHTLVRSTTNCRVTLVYLLSSFKDLIFN; this is encoded by the exons ATGTGGGCCGTCACGCAGGACGTGTCCTCGGCGGCTATCGCCAACCTCAAGGAGTCCAGCCACGGGGGCTCCTTCCACGGCCGGCACGTTGTG ACCATCGACAAGCTGCCGGACAAGGTGCTGCTGCTCATCTTCTCATACCTGCCCCAGCGAGAGGTGGGTCGGCTGGCCCGCGTCTGCCGCAAGTGGCGCACCGTGTCCGCGGACTCGCGTCTCTGGACACACGTCTCGTTGCGGCCCGAGGTGTCCGGACTGCACGTGTCCAGCATCGAGAAGCTGCTGGCGCTCATTTCGGTGCGCTTCGGAGCCTCGCTGCGCTACATCGAGCTGCCCATCGAGCTCATCACGCACACGGTGCTGCACGAGCTGGGAAACAAGTGCCCCAACCTGACGCACATGCTGCTCGATTTCTCCACCGCCATGCAGCTGCACGACTTCAACGACCTGCACACGTTTCCGACCAAGCTGAGGGTCATGTGCATCTGCCTCTCCGAGGTGATCTTCATGGAGGGTTTCATGCGCAAGATCTACAACTTCATCAACGGCCTCGAAGTCCTTCATCTCATAG GCACGTATGAGAAGGttgaggaagaagaagaggagatTTACGAAGTCATCAACATCCACAAAATCAAGAGTGCTGTGCCAAATCTTCGCTGTGTGAACATGTACGGTATTGCATTTGTGGATGACAGCCACGTTGAAGCCTTCAGCAGTAACTGCATTCAACTGGAGTGCCTTTCAATTAACTTTTGTGCAAAGGTAACAGGTTCTACACTCAAACTGCTTTTTCAGAGGTGTAAGAAACTCAAGACTCTGCTCATGCAGCAGACAG GGCTCAAGGCCGAACACGTGATGGCAGCCGACTGGGAAAACACCAACATCCAAGAGCTCGATATCACAGCCACGGAGCTCCCAACAGAGTGTCTCAGCGACCTGCTCACTCGGTTGCCTAACCTGCGATACCTCTGTGCGGGCCAACAGGATGGCTTCAACGACCAG GTCTTGAAGGAGTGGATGGAAAAGGGAAATATCAAGAACCTCATCGCCTTGGACCTTGACAGGAATGAAAACCTCTCCGAAGAAGCACTTTTGAAATTAATCAAGGTACAAGGCCCCATGCTTCAAGGACTGGTGTTGTCCGGAATTCCCCACTTGTGTGAGCAGTTCTGGCAGAGCACCTTACAAATAATCAAGAAAATACG GATTCTCGTCGCTGGGATGGCAATGGGCTGCTGCAAGAAGATACATCAGAAGATTCACATTGACTCCATGTTAGATGCCATTGCTAATAACTGCGCTGAAATTGAAAGGTTGGAGATAGGCTGGGACAGTGAAACACTTCGTTTCAGTGACCGGAGCAGCAAAGCGATAGACACAGTGAGAGTGAAATGCCTTCGTTTGCGCTGCCTAGTTCTCTGCGATGGAAAGTACTTTGAACTAGTTAAATCCAACTTTGATCGAGCTGACAGACACACGTTGGTTCGCTCTACCACAAACTGCCGAGTTACACTTGTCTACCTCTTGTCCAGCTTCAAGGACCTCATCTTTAACTGA